GGCCTCGGCCGTCACCACGTCGGGGCGTTCGTCGGCGAGGTAGTGGGCAGCCCCGTCCACCAGGCGCAGGGTCATGTTCGGGGTGTATTTCTGGTAGCCGCCCAGGAAGGTCGCGGGGAGGGTGGCGTCATGTGCGCCGTGCAGGGCGACGGTGGGGGTGGTCAGGTGTTTTTTCCTGTACCAGCCGCCCAGGATGAAGGCCACTTCGCGCAGGATAAAGCCCCGGTACAGCGCGCCGGCAGCGCGGGCGCGGGCGGGCTGGCGCAGGGGGGCCAGGAACGGCTCCAGTTCCGCCTCCGTCCACTGACCCGGCCGGGCAGTGTGGGCAGTGAATGTGGGCAGTGAAGAGGTAACGGGCCAGGGGCTGCCAGCCACTCGCGAGGAAATGCGGGCCGATGGAGGGCGTGGCAATGGCGTACTGAAACCACAGGCGCCACATGCCCGGCAGCATGCGCGGGTTGAAGGTCACGAAGGGGTGAGGCCCCAGCGCCACGTAACTGGCGACGC
The Deinococcus fonticola genome window above contains:
- a CDS encoding alpha/beta fold hydrolase is translated as MAGSPWPVTSSLPTFTAHTARPGQWTEAELEPFLAPLRQPARARAAGALYRGFILREVAFILGGWYRKKHLTTPTVALHGAHDATLPATFLGGYQKYTPNMTLRLVDGAAHYLADERPDVVTAEAMKLFAAHPISV